One Bacteroidales bacterium genomic window, GCCTTTCTCATCCTGATATAAGAACACCTGAATCGGGAAAAATTTATTCTATTAATGAAGGAAATTATATTAAATTTCCTGAAGGAGTTAAAAAGTATATTAAATATTGTCAGGAAGAAGATGAAGAAACAGACAGACCATATACATCAAGATACATTGGTTCCTTAGTCGCGGATTTTCATCGTAATTTATTAAAAGGTGGGATATATGTTTATCCAAATACTGCAAGTAATCCTAATGGTAAATTACGATTGCTTTATGAATGTAACCCAATAGCATTTTTGTCGGAACAAGCCGGCGGAAAAGCTACTGACGGTCAAAAAAGAATACTTGACATATTACCTACATCATTGCATCAAAGGGTTCCATTTTTTACAGGCTCAATTAATATGATGAATAAGGCTGAAGAATTCCTTGAAGAAACAGATAATAACTAATACTTTTTTGTTTAGATATATCGAATTTTGTTTTTTAAAGTTTCTTTTTATATTTTCACAAAAATTAAAGAAATAAATTATCATGAAAAAATCATTAATTCATATTTACCACATAAAATTTATAAGAAATACATTTATCGTTTTTTTAATATTCCTATATAATTTATCACTCTGTCAAACAGGTATTTTCTATTTTTCAAATAATTCAGACAAATATCCAAATAATAAATTTATTAATTTATTAGAAGCCAGTAACAAAGAAATATATTTGTTAGGAAAAGTAAGTGATAAGGATTACAAAATTTCACAAGCTCATTTCACAAGACTTGATAAAAAAGGAAATTTGCTTTTACAAAAAACATTACAAGCAAATTCATTATACGATTTGAATAATATTATTTTAATGCCTGATCAAAACATCAAGATTTTTGGAAATGAAAAAACAGATAACAAATACTCCCCATATATCAGAACTTTTAATTCAAACGGCACAATAAAAAAATCAACAAACAATGTATCTGTATATTCAACAATGATTAACGATGTTGTTGTATTTGATAATGAAAATATCTTAATTACTGAAACTAAACTTGGTAAATCACAAAAATATAACATAAATATTTATCTCTACAATTTAAAAACTGATAAGCAGGTTTGGTATAAAAAAATATCTTCCGAACTAAATGAAGAAGCTGATCAAATTATCATTGATAATAATAATAATATAATAATACTTGGTAAGAAATATAATGACAAATTAACTGCCTACGTGCCAATTATTTATAAATTAAATTCTAGTGGGGAAAAAATATGGAAGAAAGGTCTTGAGGTTCCCGATAATTTTTTTAGCCAAAGTATAAGTACTGATACCAATGGAAAAATATTTTATATATGTAACTATTCAAGGGAATCAACAGGAGAATGCGAGACAAGAATAATATCTATCTCCTCTAAAAGTGATATCGAAAATTATGAAATATTACGTGAAATTAGTGCAAATGGAATTATTGCATTAAATAATGGTAATTTTTTTATTTTTGGCTCAAACCTTTTGATTTATAACAACCAAGTAATAACAAAAGGGAAATATATTATTATTAATAATAAATTTGAAATATTGACTAAAGACGAATTGTCAAATAATGATTTTCCTGATTCAAAATTTATTGGTTCATCAAAATCAATATTACCATCAAGTTCCGATTTATTATCAGCTATTCAATTATCTGATGGAAGAATTGCTTGTTCGGGAAGAATTATTATGCCAAAAAATCTTAACCCTGATAAAATAGCCAATTCGCCCCGTTTTAATAATGCTCTTTTATTAATAATGGATATTTCAGGAAATTTTAGATAACTGATTAAATATAAAATAGTTCTGTTGTAAAATAGTATTGTTCTTATAAATATGTTATTTAGTGATTTTGTGACAGAAAAAAATCACTACTAAAGTAAAAAACCACAGTTTAATACAACGGAACAAAATAAATATTAAATTATTTGTAACTAATCAGTGTTAATAGTATTAATAAAAGTTTTATTTAAATGCCACAAATTCACAGATTTTTAAATAACAATTTAAATACTGTAAAAGAAGATACTTAATAAATTAAGGCTGAACAGTAATTCAAAGTGTCTGTTTTTCAAGTTAATAGAATCTGTGAATCTGTGGCAAAACTATTCAATTATTGCGTTTAATAGAATTACTGATTATTTATATAAACTTATTAGTAACAATTATTTTAATAAAACAATATTAAAAATCAATTTATTATTGTAATTAATAATAAATATTTGATATATTTGAATATATTTTTTATCATAATATGGATAAATTAATTATTAAAGCAACGGCAAAAACACCTGATGTGATTTTTGACCCTGAAAATATGAAATTTGAAATTTCGGGAAGATCATTACCTGAAAATGTAATTAAAACTTATGAGCCTGTACTTAAATGGATAGATGAAAATCTTAGTACTTTCACAGAGCCATTAGATTTTAATTTTAAAGTTGATTATTTGAATTCTGCATCTGCAAAAATGGTATCTTTAATTTTAAGCAAACTTGAAGATATTTATAAAAATGGAACAAAAATTCAAGTAAATTGGTTTTATTTTTTTGATGATGATGATATTCTTTCTGAAGGTAAATTGCTTGCTTCACTAAAAAAAATACCAATGAAATTAATTGGTGTAGAAGATGAAGATTAATATTCTCAGCTTAATACTTTCTAAATAATTTCTTCTTTTTTATCCCTTTCATTAAAATCTTTGTTATATAATTAAAATTGGAACTTACCGAACTTCAAAGTATATATTCAAAAAATAATAAAATAAAACAGGTATGTAAAGAACTTACAAGTTTTGAAGAAAAAATATTACATTTAAAAAATCTTCTTGGCTCATCAGCAAGTTTTATTGCTTCTGCTTGTATTAAAAATGTTAATAAACCATTTTTTTTTATACTATCCGACAAAGAAGAAGCATCATATTTTTATAATGATTTAACAAGCATACTTGGGCAAAAACAAATACATTTATTACTTTCTTCTTATTATCGTTCTATTAAATACAAACAAACCGAAAATTCAAACATAGTTATAAGAACTGAAGTTTTAAACCATATAACTAATTCTTCTTTCCATAGAAATAATCATATAATTATTAGCTATCCTGAAGCAATTATTGAAAAAGTACCATCAAAAAACGATTACAAAAAAAATGTTTTTAATATTAAAGTTGGAGATAAAATATCAATAGATACAATTATTGATTACTTTGATAAATTCGATTTTCAACGAACAGATTTTGTTTATGAACCGGGCCAATATTCAGTTAGAGGAAGTATAACAGACGTGTTTTCTTATTCAAATAAAAACCCTTATCGTATTGATTTTTTCGGAGATGAAATAGACTCAATAAGATCTTTTAATATAGAAAATCAACTTTCGATAAAAAAACTTACACAAATATCAATTGTTCCAAATATTCAAAAAATTGATAATAAAAATCAAAAGATAACGATTTTTGACTTCATTTTACCTGATACTATCCTGTGGTTTAAAGATATTCAATTTACAATTGATAAAATAAATTCTTTATACGAATCGCTTTGTAATAATTCTTTTTATGAAAATAATGGCAATAACAAAATTTTTCTTCAACATGAAGCAATAACAGGAGAAATATTATTAGAAAAAATTTCAAATTTTAAAGTAGTTGAATTTGGTAATAGATATTTTTTTAAAACCAATAATATTTATAATTATAATACTTCGTTGCAACCAAGCTTTAATAAAAATTTTGACCTGTTAGCTGATAAGCTAATTAATAATAGTTCAAAAGGATATAAAAATCTAATACTATCAGATAACGAAAAACAAATTGAAAGAATTAAAGCAATTTTTTGTGATAAAAATACAAATGTTGAGTTTAAAGCAGTATCAACTACTATTCATGAAGGATTTATTGACCACGAAACAGGAATTTGTTTTTATACCGACCATCAGATATTTAACAGGTATCATAAATTTAAAGTATTATCAAGACCGGGCAAAAGTGCAGCAATATCACTTCAGGAAATAAACAATTTGAATCCGGGCGATTATGTTGTTCATATTGACCATGGAATAGGCAAATTTGGTGGACTTGAAAAAATTGAAATCAACGGGAAATATCAGGAAACTATACGCCTGATTTTTAAAGATAATGATATTTTATATGTAAGTATTCATTCATTGCACAGAATATCAAAATATAAAGGTAAAGATGGTATTTCGCCAAAAATATACAAATTAGGTTCAAAATCATGGCAAAATCTAAAACAAAATACCAAGAAAAAAATAAAAGATATTGCCAAAGAACTTATTACTCTTTATGCAAAAAGAAAAACACAAGAAGGATATGAATTTTCACCGGATTCGTATTTAAACCAAGAACTCGAAGCATCTTTTATATATGAAGATACACCCGATCAGATAAAGGCAAATCAATCTGTTAAAACCGATATGGAATCATCAAATCCAATGGACAGGTTGATATGTGGTGATGTTGGCTTCGGAAAAACCGAAATAGCAATCAGGGCGGCATTTAAAGCAGTAGCCGACAGTAAACAAGTTGCAGTATTGGTACCAACTACAATATTAGCTCTTCAACATTACAATACATTCAAAGAAAGATTAAAAAATTTTCCTTGTACAATTGAATATATCAACAGGTTTAAAAAAACATCAACTCAAAAAGAAATAATTAAAAATCTTTCGGAAAGTAAAATTGATATACTTATTGGCACTCATCGTTTAATCAGTAAAGATATTAAATTTAAAGATCTTGGCTTAATGATAATCGATGAAGAACAAAAATTTGGTGTTTCGATAAAAGAAAAACTCAAACAACTTAAATTAAATGTTGACACATTAACTTTAACTGCAACACCAATTCCAAGAACTCTGCAATTTTCGTTAATGGGTGCAAGAGACCTTTCGATTATTAACACGGCTCCACCTAACAGGCACCCTATTTATACTGAATTGCATACTTTTAACGAAGAAATTATCAAAGAAGCTATATATTATGAAGTTGCCCGAAACGGACAAGTATTTTTCATAAACAACAGAATACAAAATATTGAAGAAATTGCCGATATAATTCGCAGGCTTTGCCCTGAAATTAAAATTGTTATCGCACATGGACAGATGGAAGGAAAAAAACTTGAAAAAATAATGCTTGAGTTTATTAATGGCGACCATGATGTTTTAGTTGCAACAAGCATAATTGAATCAGGGCTTGATATACCAAATGCAAATACTATAATAATAAATAATGCTCACTATTTTGGATTAAGCGATTTGCATCAACTACGAGGCAGGGTTGGACGTTCAAATAAAAAAGCATTTTGCTATCTTATTGCACCCCCATTAACAATTTTAACACCAGAAGCACGAAGGCGTTTAAAAGCAATTGAAGATTTTTCTGAACTTGGAAGCGGATTTAATATTGCTTTACAAGACCTTGATATACGTGGAGCAGGAAATATCCTTGGAGCTGAGCAAAGTGGTTTTATTGCTGATATTGGTTTTGATACTTATCATAAAATATTAAATGAAACAATACTTGAGCTTAAAGAAACCGAATTTAAAGACCTTTATCGCTCCGGAGAAAAAACCGATAATATTTTTCTAAATAATACTTATATTAGTGATTGTCATATAGATACTGATATGGAACTTTTGTTTCCTGATGATTATATC contains:
- a CDS encoding DUF1987 domain-containing protein, with translation MDKLIIKATAKTPDVIFDPENMKFEISGRSLPENVIKTYEPVLKWIDENLSTFTEPLDFNFKVDYLNSASAKMVSLILSKLEDIYKNGTKIQVNWFYFFDDDDILSEGKLLASLKKIPMKLIGVEDED
- the mfd gene encoding transcription-repair coupling factor, with the translated sequence MELTELQSIYSKNNKIKQVCKELTSFEEKILHLKNLLGSSASFIASACIKNVNKPFFFILSDKEEASYFYNDLTSILGQKQIHLLLSSYYRSIKYKQTENSNIVIRTEVLNHITNSSFHRNNHIIISYPEAIIEKVPSKNDYKKNVFNIKVGDKISIDTIIDYFDKFDFQRTDFVYEPGQYSVRGSITDVFSYSNKNPYRIDFFGDEIDSIRSFNIENQLSIKKLTQISIVPNIQKIDNKNQKITIFDFILPDTILWFKDIQFTIDKINSLYESLCNNSFYENNGNNKIFLQHEAITGEILLEKISNFKVVEFGNRYFFKTNNIYNYNTSLQPSFNKNFDLLADKLINNSSKGYKNLILSDNEKQIERIKAIFCDKNTNVEFKAVSTTIHEGFIDHETGICFYTDHQIFNRYHKFKVLSRPGKSAAISLQEINNLNPGDYVVHIDHGIGKFGGLEKIEINGKYQETIRLIFKDNDILYVSIHSLHRISKYKGKDGISPKIYKLGSKSWQNLKQNTKKKIKDIAKELITLYAKRKTQEGYEFSPDSYLNQELEASFIYEDTPDQIKANQSVKTDMESSNPMDRLICGDVGFGKTEIAIRAAFKAVADSKQVAVLVPTTILALQHYNTFKERLKNFPCTIEYINRFKKTSTQKEIIKNLSESKIDILIGTHRLISKDIKFKDLGLMIIDEEQKFGVSIKEKLKQLKLNVDTLTLTATPIPRTLQFSLMGARDLSIINTAPPNRHPIYTELHTFNEEIIKEAIYYEVARNGQVFFINNRIQNIEEIADIIRRLCPEIKIVIAHGQMEGKKLEKIMLEFINGDHDVLVATSIIESGLDIPNANTIIINNAHYFGLSDLHQLRGRVGRSNKKAFCYLIAPPLTILTPEARRRLKAIEDFSELGSGFNIALQDLDIRGAGNILGAEQSGFIADIGFDTYHKILNETILELKETEFKDLYRSGEKTDNIFLNNTYISDCHIDTDMELLFPDDYISNISERIKLYRELDNIQNEEHLEKFKTKLIDRFGNIPQKSLELLNVVKLRWLAISLGIEKIILKNNKLIVYFVSNQNSLFYQSEIFRKILVYIQSKTSKFKMQEKKEKLSLTIENIKKIEDAISTLQKFK